The sequence below is a genomic window from Cobetia sp. cqz5-12.
CCGCCCTTCTCGGCGCGTTCGCGGATCACCTTGTCCAGGCCAGCGAAAGCACCGCCGACGATGAACAGGATGTTGCCGGTATTCACCTGCAGGAATTCCTGCTGAGGGTGCTTGCGACCGCCCTGCGGCGGCACCGAGGCAGTGGTGCCCTCGATCAGCTTGAGCAGTGCCTGCTGCACGCCTTCACCCGAGACATCACGCGTGATGGAGGGGTTGTCGGACTTGCGCGAGATCTTGTCGATCTCATCGATGTAGACAATGCCACGCTCGGCCTTCTCGACATCGTAATCGCATTTCTGCAGCAGCTTCTGGATGATGTTCTCGACGTCCTCACCGACATAGCCCGCTTCGGTCAGGGTGGTCGCATCCGCGATGGTGAACGGGACGTTCAACAGGCGCGCCAGCGTCTCGGCCAGCAGCGTCTTGCCGCTACCGGTCGGGCCGATGAGCAGGATGTTGGACTTGCCCAGTTCCACTTCATCCGCGGCCTTCTGACCGGCACGCAGACGCTTGTAGTGGTTGTACACCGCCACGGACAGCACACGCTTGGCGCGGTCCTGGCCGATCACGTAATCGTCGAGAGTGGAACGAATCTCACGCGGCGCCGGCAGGCGATCATCATCACCTTCGGCGTCGGCTTCGAGGACCTCTTCGCGAATGATGTCATTGCACAGATCGACACATTCGTCGCAGATGTAGACGGAAGGTCCCGCGATCAGCTTGCGCACTTCATTCTGGTTCTTGCCACAGAAGGAGCAGTACAGCAGTTTGCCGTTCTCGTCCTTGCCTTTGCCGTCAGCCATTCGCGTACCTCTCAATGGCGGCGACTCCCCGGGGAGCCGCCGGAAATGCATGTTTGCCGACGTCAGGTCAGCCGTTTACGCGGGATCATTCCACGTCGGGACGGCGTTCCAGCACGGCATCGATCAGGCCGTACTCCATTGCCTGATTGGCCGCCATGAAGTTGTCACGGTCGGTATCATTGGCAATGGTGTCGAAGTCCTGGCCAGTGTGGTGCGCGAGAATGCGATTGAGCTTCTCACGGATGGTCAGGATTTCCTTGGTGTGAATCTCGATATCCGTGGCCTGACCCTGATAGCCGCCCAGCGGCTGGTGGATCATGACGCGGGAATTCGGCAGCGCGTAGCGCTTGCCGGCGGCACCGCCTGCCAGCAGCAAGGCACCCATGCTGGCTGCCTGGCCGATGCACACGGTGGACACGTCGGGCTTGATGAACTGCATGGTGTCGTAGATCGCCATCCCTGCAGTCACGGAGCCACCCGGCGAGTTGATGTACAGATGGATGTCCTTGTCCGGGTTTTCAGACTCGAGGAACAACAGCTGAGCCACGACCAGATTGGCCATGTAATCCTCAACCGGACCCACAAGGAAGATCACCCGTTCCTTCAGCAGGCGGGAATAGATGTCATAGGCCCGTTCGCCGCGAGCATTCTGCTCGACAACCATCGGAACCAGACCGCCAGCATTCTTGATGTCGAAGTCGTTCATGGGGGCTTCCTTCATCCGATGACATTGATATCCATTGAGCATGCCACTTTACCCCGCCCACTGACCAGAGACCCGGCCGTAGCCGGGTCCTGGTCTAGCAAGCACTAGGGGTCAACCAAGCTTCAGGCTTGCTCGCCTTCGGCTTCAGCAGCCTCTTCTTCTGCTTCTTCCTGCTGCTGTGCAGCCTGCAGGGCTTCCTGGTAGGACATGGCAACGTCCTTAACCTGAGCCTGTGCCAGCAGCTTGTCAACGGCCTTCTCTTCAAGCAGCACGGACTTGAGCTGGTTGCGAGCCTGTTCGTTGGAACCATAGTACTCGGTGACCTGAGCCGGGTCCTGGTACTGCTGAGCCATTTCTTCAACGCGAGCATTCAGCTCTTCGTCGCTGACGTCCATCTCGTTGCTGCTGACGACTTCGCTGAGCAGCAGGCCAGTCTTGACGCGCTGGACCGCCTGGTCCTGGAACAACTCGCCCGGCAGCTGGGAGACGTCGAAATCTTCGCCCAGACCGAACTGCTGTGCAGCCTGACGCTTCAGACCGTCGATTTCCTGGTCGGCCAGAGCCTGCGGCACGAGGATGTCGTTGGCCTTGGTCAGTTCCGCCAGCACCTGCTGCTTGACGCGATTCTCGATCGCGTTCTTCAGCTCACGCTGCATGTTCTTCTTCACTTCCACCTTGAAGCTTTCGACATCGGCAGCTTCCAGGCCGAACTGGGCGATGAACTCTTCGTTCACTTCCGGCAGTTCCTGAGCCTTGACGGCGTGGACCTTGACCTTGAAGGTCGCTTCCTGACCGGCGAGGTGCTCGGCCTGGTAGTCAGCCGGGAAGGAAACCTTGATTTCCTTGTCGTCGCCGGCAGCAGCGCCGACCAGCTGCTCTTCGAAGCCCGGGATGAAGCTGTTGGAGCCCAGCACCAGCTCGTGACCTTCTGCCTTGCCGCCTTCGAAGGCCTCTTCACCGAGGAAGCCTTCAAAGTCGATCTTGACCTGGTCGCCGTCAGCGGCAGCGCGCTCGACGTCGGTCCAGGAGGCGTTCTGCTTGCGCAGGGTCTCGATCATCTCTTCGACGTCGGCGTCGGTCACTTCCGCCTGCGGACGCTCGATTTCAGCGCCTTCGATCGGCTTCAGTTCGATTTCCGGGTAGATTTCCAGAGTCGCGACGAACTCCAGATCCTTGCCGGCTTCATCGACGGTCGCGTCGATCTTCGGCCAGCCAGCCGGGTTCAGTTCGTTTTCGGTGACGGCGGTCACGTAATGCTGGCGCATGATCTCGCCAACGATTTCGTTGCGCACGTCCTTGCCGTAACGCTGTTGCACCACTGCCATCGGCACGTGGCCCTTGCGGAAGCCGTTCAGACGAACGGTCTTGGCGGTTTCCAGAAGACGGGCGTTGACGGCCTGGTCGACTTCAGAAGCCGGCACCGTGATGGTGACCGTGCGCTCGATCGGAGAAGTCGTTGCGACAGAAGCTTGCATGAAAGTTCCTCTACCCACTGGTGGCGTTCGAATCATAAAGGCGAAGATTGTAGAAACCCCGCCACGCGCTGGCAAGCGCGGATATGACCCTTTCATATGGTGCCTTGGTCCAAGTTATTCAAGGACCCCGGCCATTTTCTGCTCCACCTACCCGCCAGACAGGCACCTGGAGCGCCCGGCAACCCGGAATCGTCATGCATGGAGCAGTGCGAAAAAACCAAAAAAAAGGAGGAGAAAGCCATTGGCCTTCTCCCCCTTTTGCGGCATGCCGCCCGCCCAAGTGGGCCAGGCAGCATCCTGATATTCATCGAGACGTGGGGTGGATGATGGGGTTCGAACCCACGACCACCGGAGTCACAATCCGGGGCTCTACCACTGAGCTACACCCACCACTTCTGGAGGTTGGACAGAAAGCCTGTCGTCTCCATCTCGTTGATACTGCTCAAGCTGACATGCAATGGGGTGGATGATGGGGTTCGAACCCACGACCACCGGAGTCACAATCCGGGGCTCTACCACTGAGCTACACCCACCACTGCATGAACATCTTCACATCGTCTGGTCGCAGTCATCAGGCTCTATGAAGAGCATTCCGACATCCACTTCGATGACAAACGTCATCTCGATGGCACGCCCAGCAGGACTCGAACCTGCAACCTACGGCTTAGAAGGCCGTTGCTCTATCCGGTTGAGCTATAGGCGCAGAAACTGATACTGCGAGTCAACCTCCGGACAAAGCCCTGAATACTGTCTCAAAAGACCGAAGCCTTGCGATACGTTGTATCCAAGTGGTCGGGATAGAGGGATTCGAACCCCCGACATCCTGCTCCCAAAGCAGGCGCGCTACCAGACTGCGCTATATCCCGAAACCGTCTTCAACCGACCGTCGAACCCCGTCGATGCGAGGCGTATTCTACCGAACTTTCGTCTGCGGTCAAGCCCTTACGTGAATTCTTTCCAAGAGAATCGTTTGCCCCTCGCGCTGTCATGCCAATGACCTCTCATGAGCATTCAGCGCTGCAGCCTCCAATATCTCTCCTTGCTGATACAAGACGCCATGCCTGTCATCGACTCTGTCACTGACGCAGTGATCACTTGCGACGGCTGAGTACCGCCGGTGGACTGACTATTGTCCTCATGCCTTCTACCTCTCTGCCATCCACTCTTTACCATACGCCCTACCCTTCTCCTTACTCCGCTCTCTGCTTCACCCTTTGCCACTCCCTATCTGTTTCTGCCTCTGCTTGGACCCTTTACCTTTCCTTGCGCCTCTACCGATGAAGACTCAAGGCGATAACCGCATGACATGCCCCACTCCCGCCTGTGACTAGGCGCCGTCATCTGACCTGCGGATGCCTGCAAAAGACCTGACGCCCATGACAGCTTTCGACCAAGGTCGTCATTCGGCGTTGACTGGAGGGCAAGGCATGCGAAAATTGGCCATCGTTGTCCCTCCTGCATTTATCGCCCACGAGAAGGAATGATCGCTGATGTCAGCACAACTGATAGATGGCAAGGCCATTGCCGAACGCGTACGCCAACAGGTAGGCCGTCAGGTCGATGCGCGTCGTGATGCCGGTGAACGTATTCCGGGGCTTGCCGTCGTGCTGGTCGGTGAAGATGCGGCCTCCGAGGTCTATGTCCGCAACAAGCACCTCGCCTGCGAGAAGGCTGGCATCCTCTCCACCCAACACCGCCTGTCCGCTGACACCACCCAGCAGGAACTGGAAGCCCTGGTCGACCAGCTCAATGATGACACCAGCATTGATGGCATCCTGGTGCAGCTGCCGCTGCCGGCGCATCTCGATTCACGCCCGATTCTCGAGCGCATTCGCACCGACAAGGACGTGGATGGCTTCCACCCCTACAACCTCGGTCGTCTGGCGCAGCGCCTGCCGGTGATGCGCCCCTGCACCCCCAAGGGCATCATGACGCTGCTGTCCGAGAGCGGCCTGCAGGTGCGCGGCATGGACGCCACCATCGTGGGCGCCTCCAACATCGTCGGTCGTCCGATGTCACTGGAGCTGATGCTGGCCGGCTGCACCACTACCGTCTGTCACCGCTTCACCAAGGACCTGGAGAGCAAGGTCCGCCAGGCAGACCTCGTCGTGGTCGGCGTCGGCAAGCCGGGCTTGGTCAAGGGTGAGTGGATCAAGGAAGGCGCCATCGTCATCGATGTGGGCATCAACCGCCTCGACAACGGCTCACTGGTCGGTGACGTGGAGTTCGCCCCGGCAGCGGAGCGTGCAGGCTGGATCACGCCGGTACCGGGCGGCGTCGGACCGATGACCGTTGCCTCGCTGCTGGAGAACACCCTGTTCGCCGCCGAGCTGCACGATGCCCAGTTGGCCGGCAAGTAAGCACGCACCCTCTCGCTGACAACTCCCCTAGCCGCGGGGCATCGCATGACAGGATGCCCCGCAGGCCCTGCTTCAGGATTTCACCATGTCCCTCAAGACACTTGGCATCATCGGCGCCATGGCCGAGGAAGTCGCCATCCTCGCCGAGCTGTTGGAAGACAGCATCACGACTCAACATGCCGGCTCCACCTTCCACGTCGGCCAGCTGCACGGCCTCAAGATCGTGCTGCTGCAGTCCGGCATCGGCAAGGTCAATGCGGCCGTCGGTGCCTGCCAGCTGATCGAGCGCTACCAGCCGGACGCCATCATCAACACCGGGTCCGCCGGGGGCTTCGCCTCTGATCTGGAGATCGGCGACGTGGTCATCTCCAGCGAAGTGCGTCACCACGACGTCGATGCCGTGGTGTTCGGCTACGAATACGGCCAGGTGCCGCAGATGCCGGCCGCCTTCCCGTCAGACCCGGCACTGGTGAAGATCGCGCGTGAGTGCGTCGAAGCCCAGGGCGAGATCAAGGCACGTGAAGGCCTGATCTGCACCGGCGACATCTTCATGGCAGACCCGAAACTGGTCGCGCTGACTCGCTCACGCTTCCCGGACATGCTGGCCGCCGAGATGGAAGCCGCCGCCATCGCCCAGACCTGCTTCGTCTACGACATGCCGTTCGTGGTAATCCGTGCACTGTCGGACATCGCCGGCAAGGACAACAACAGCCAATCCTTCGAGGAATTCCTGCACGTCGCCGCACGTCAGTCCTCGCGCATGGTCGAGGCCATGGTCAAGCGCCTCGCCAGCTGATCGCAGACGATTCGAAAGCGGTGCTGGTTGACAACGCACAAAAAACCGCCGCCCCCCTCACGGGACGGCGGTTTTTTTCATACTGACATCGCATCACGCAAGTGACATCAGCCCTCCAGCACCCAGGTCGTTCCCTCACGGGAGTCCTTGAGGATGATGCCCTGAGCGGCCAGCTCGTCACGAATGCGGTCCGCACCCGCGAAATCCTTGGCCTTCTTGGCGGCAGCACGTGCCTCGATCTGCGCCTGGATCTCGTCTTCCGACAACGACAATGCAGCAGTGTCGCCCTTGAGGAAGACCGCTGGGTCCTGACCGAACAGCCCCAGCAGGCCGCCCAGCGCGGTCAGTTCGAAGGCCAGCGCCGGCGCCTGCTGCGGTGACTCCTTCTTGGCACGGTTCAGCTCGCGAGCCAGCTCGAACAGCACCGACAGCGCACCGGCCGTATTGAAGTCGTCATCCATGGCAGCCACGAAGCGAGCCCGCCAGTCGCCTGACACCTCGCCTTGCTCAGGCGTGACATTTTCCAGCGCATTGTAGAAGCGCTCCAGCGAACGACGCGCTTCATCCAGCGAGTTGGCCTCGTAGCTGATCGCGCTGCGGTAGTGGCTGGCCACCAGCAGGTAACGCACCACTTCCGGGTTGTGCTGCTCCAGCACATCACGAATCGTGAAGAAGTTGCCCAGCGACTTGGACATCTTGTCCTGCCCGACACGCACCGCGCCGGCATGCATCCACACATTGGCGTACTGCTGGCCAGTGGCAGCTTCGGACTGGGCGATCTCGTTCTCGTGATGCGGGAAGGTCAGGTCCGGCCCGCCGCCGTGGATATCGAAGGTGTTGCCCAGGCAGCAGGTCGACATCGCGGAGCACTCGATATGCCAACCCGGACGTCCATCGCCCCAGGGGGACGGCCAGCTGGCCTCGCCCGGCTTGGCGGCCTTCCACAGCACGAAGTCGAGCGGGTCTTCCTTGGCCTCTTCCACTTCCACACGCGCGCCGGACTGCATGTCATCGAGCTGACGGTTGTTGAGCTTGCCGTAGCCCTCGAAACGACGCACACGGTAGTAGACATCACCGTTGCTGGCCGCGTAGGCAAAGCCCTTGTCGATCAGCGTCTCGGTCATCGCGATGATATCGCCGATGTGGGCGGTCGCCCGTGGCTCGCGATCAGGACGCAGAATCCCCAAGCGCCCTTCATCTTCATGCATCGCCTGGATCATGCGCTCGGTCAGCGCCTCGAAGGCCTCGCCATTCTCGTCGGCGCGCTTGAGGATCTTGTCGTCGATATCGGTGATGTTGCGCACATAGGTGACGTCATAGCCACGCGCACGCAGGTAACGCGTGATGATGTCGAAGGCCACCATCACACGCGCATGGCCGATGTGACAGAGGTCATAGACCGTCACGCCACAGACGTACATGCGCACCTTGTTGCCTTCCAATGGCACGAAGGGTGCCTTGGTCCGGCTCAGGGTACTGTAGATGGACAGTGTGCTCGCGGCATCTTCGAGTGAAATCATTCAGTCATCGCCCTTGGCTACTTTGCTGACAGCGCTCTGCCAGCCTTGCGAAATGGAGCGGCCCGCAGGCCGGTCATGCAGCTTCGTCATCGAAGGTACAGGATCAGCCTGCGGGCCGTGAAGCGGGTCAAAAGTCATGCCAGCAGGCCTCCCGCGGGAGGCCTGGCTGCCATCAACCCTTCTTCTGGGCCTTGGCCCAGCCGTCCTTCAGGCTGACGGTGCGGTTGAAGACCAGTGCACCATCGACGCAGTCATGGCGGTCGGCGACGAAGTAACCGATACGCTCGAACTGGTAACGCGTTTCCGGCGCGGCATTGCGCAGGCTCGGCTCACCGAAGCCCTTGACGATGCTCAGCGAGTTCGGATTGAGGTGCTCAAGGAAGTCGACATCCTTGTCACGGTCCGGCTCGGCTTCCAGGAACAGGTTCTCGTACTGACGCACCTCGACCGGCACCGCGTGCTCGGCGCTGACCCAGTGGATGACACCCTTGACCTTGCGGCCTTCCGGGTTCTTGCCGAGGGTATCGAGGTCGACACTGCAACGCAGCTCGACGATCTCGCCGGCCTCATCCTTGATCACTTCATCACAGCGGATGACGTAACCGTTGCGCAGACGCACTTCCTTCTCGGGCGCGAGGCGGAAGAACTTCTTCGGCGCATCCTCCATGAAGTCGTCGGCATCGATCCACAGCTCACGGGTCAGCGGAATCTGGCGCATGCCCATGTCGTCACGTGCCGGATGACCGGGCACCTCGAAGACTTCCTCGTGACCTTCCGGCAGGTTGGTCAGCACCACCTTGAGCGGATTGAGCACGCACATGGCCCGCAGCGCGTTGTCTTCCAGGTCGGAACGGATGGCATGGTGCAACATGCCGATCTCGACCATGCCGCCATCTGCGCGGCTCACGCCGATCATGTCGCAGAACTTGCGGATGGAAGCCGCGGTGTAGCCACGACGGCGCATGCCGGAGATGGTCGGCATGCGCGGATCATCCCAGCCATCGACGACGCCTTCGTCCACCAGCAGCTTCAGCTTGCGCTTGGAAGTGACGGTGTAGTCCAGGTTCAGGCGTGCAAACTCGATCTGACGCGGCGTGACCGGTACCGGCAGATTGGCCAGGAACCACTCATACAGCGGACGATGGTCCTCGAATTCCAGCGTACAGATGGAATGCGTCACGCCTTCCAGCGCATCGGACTGACCATGCGTGAAATCGTAGGACGGGTAGATCTTCCACTTGTCGCCGGTCTGGTGGTGGCTGGCATGGCGGATACGATAGAGGATCGGATCACGCAGATTGATGTTGGGCGCCGCCATGTCGATACGGGCACGCAGCACCTTCTCGCTCTCGCCGAATTCACCCTTCTTCATGCGTTCGAGCAGATCGAGGTTTTCCTCAGGGCTACGCTCACGGTAAGGGCTCGGGCGACCCGGCTCCTTCAGCGTGCCACGATATTCACGAATCTCGTCCGGCGACAGGTCATCGACATAGGCCTTGCCTTCACGCACCAGGTGCTGGGCCCAGGCATAGAGCTGGTCGAAATAATCGGAAGCGAAGCGCACCTTGCCGGCCCACTCGAAGCCCAACCATTCGACGTCTTCCTTGATGGCGTCGATATAGGCCTGCTCTTCCTTGGCCGGGTTGGTGTCATCGAAGCGCAGGTGACAATCGCCACCGAGCTGCTGCGCCAGACCGAAGTTCAGACAGATCGACTTGGCGTGCCCGATATGCAGGAAGCCATTGGGCTCCGGCGGGAAACGCGTGACAACCTTATCGGCACGGCCGGCCTCGAGTTCTTCGCGGATCTGGTTAAGCACGAAGTTCGGAGCGCTCTGGGTCTCGGTACTCATGAAGTTTCGCTGCACCTCTGTGTGGTTCCTGGGCGTCGTATTGCGGGTCGTCATGTGGTTGAACGAACGTGCGCAAGGACAACAAGACGGATGATCGGGGCTGCATCCACGCGCCTGCCGCCCGCTCAGGCTTTCGTGTCTGGATGCAAAGCCGCTATTATAGCGCGACGCCCGCAGGCGATGCCATGAAGCCGCGCCTGCCTGACACTTGAGCAAGACAGATGACCGGGAAGCCCGAATGATCGTTCTTCACACCAACTACGGCGATATCACCCTCGAACTCAACCACGAGAAGGCCCCGAAGACCGCGGCCAACTTCGAGCAGTACGTGCGTGAAGGCCACTACAGCAATGTCCTTTTCCACCGCGTCATTCCGGGTTTCATGGTTCAGGGCGGTGGCTTTGACACCGACTTCAACCAGAAGCCGACCAATGGCGTGATCGAGAACGAAGCCGACAACGGCCTCAAGAACGATCGCGGCACCGTGGCCATGGCTCGCACCATGGACCCGCACTCCGCCAGCGCCCAATTCTTCATCAACGTCAATGACAACGACTTCCTGAACTTCACCAGCAAGACCAGCCAGGGCTGGGGTTACTGCGTGTTCGGCAAGGTCGTCGAAGGCATGGACGTGGTCGAGAAGATCGAAGCGGTCAAGACCACCCGTCGCGACGGCCACGCCGACGTGCCGGCAGAAGACGTGATCATCACCAGCGCTGAAATCACCGAATAAGCGATTTCGCCTGATCACGCCGCAAGGCGTGCCTGCCGCCCGGCCTTGCCTCGTGATCGCGAGCGCCAGGCTGGGCGGTTTGCGTTATGAACTCCCACGGCAGTGCGCCCTTGCGATGCCCTGCTGACCGCCCACCTTCGCGGACCCCGACCATGAACACGACTGCCACCACTCTCTTCATCTCCGACCTGCACCTGCAACCCGACACGCCCGAGATCGCCCAGGGCTTCCTCGACTATCTGACACGCCTGGCAACCTGCCAGCCTGCCGTCGAACGTCTGTTCCTGCTGGGTGACATCTTCGAGGTCTGGGTCGGCGATGACTATCGCAACGACTTCACCGACAGCATGAGCGCTGCGCTCAAGCGCATCGCCGAGCGCGGCACCGCGATCTTCTTCATGCATGGCAATCGCGACTTCCTGGTCGGCGAGACCTTCGCCGCCGAGGCCGGCGTGACCCTGCTCCCCGATCCGAGCGTGATCGAGCTCGATGGTGAGCGTGTACTGCTGATGCATGGCGACAGCATGTGCACCCGCGATGAGGCCTACATGAAGTTCCGCGCCATGACCCGCGACCCGCAGTGGCAGGCACAGATTCTGGCCATGCCGCTGGAGCAGCGCCTGGCGCTGGCCCAGTCACTGCGCATGCAGTCCGGCGAGACCAACAGCGAGAAGGACGAGGCGATCATGGACGTCACGCCTGAGGAAGTGGTGCGCGAGATGCGTGAGCACGACGTGCGCACGCTGATCCATGGCCATACGCATCGCCCGGCGGTGCATGAACTCGAGATCGATGGCGAGCCGGCGCGCCGCATCGTGCTCGGCGACTGGCGCCCGACTCAGGCCTTCGACATCATCGCCCGTGGCCAGGGGCCGGAGCTGCGTGAATTTGCACTGCCGCTGGTCGATGCGATCACCCACGGCTGATCGCTCAGCGCGCACCAAAAAGCCCCGCTGCCGGTCACGGCAGCGGGGCTTTTTGCTCACACTCTCACAGCGTCAAGCGTTTCGTTCAGGCCGGTGACGACGCCTTGCGGCGCGCACGCCCTTCGGCAATCTCCACCAGCTGATGCCAGCCCAGTACCGCGGGGGCGTCGGCGCTCGGCAACTCTTCCAGCAACACCTTCAGACGCTGACACCGCTCGGCATCATGGGCATCGACCAGACGCAGCCAGGTGGCAAGCCCCATGGCTTCATGATGGGTGTTTTCCTGCTCGATGGAGTAGGACAGGCCCTGCTCGATCAGGGAGCGTACCTTCTCCAGCGGCAGTCCCTGAGCACTGCGCAGGCTCGCGACCAGATAGCTGACTTCTGACAGGTAGAAGGAATTGCGCTCCTGGGCGACCAGCAGCACCTTCTCCATGTATTCCTCGGCGGCAGCGTGCTCGTCCAGCGCCATCACGGCGTCCATGTACCAGAGGTTGGGGCGCTGATGACGCTCGCGACCGGTCAGCTCGGCGAACTCGTTCATGCTCGACTGCAGCATGGACAGGCCATCGCGGTCGCCGTTCATCGCCCGCGCCCAGCCCAGCACGCCATGCGCGGCCATGTGCCACAGGTGAAGGTCCGCTGAGCGCGTCACTTCCAGGGCCCGTTCGGCGCGCTGGGTCGCCAGATGGGTGTGACCCAGCTGACGATACAGGGAGGTGGAGAACATCAGCGCCATCGCCAGCGAACCGGGCTGGCCGATCTGCTCGGCCATGCGAATCGCCGCCTCGGCCTGCTGCTCGGCCTTCACGTAGTCGCAGCGCAGGCACGATGTCCAGCTCTGCAGACAGGAAGCCGCGACCTGCGGGTGATCGCTGAACGGCAACCATTCGAGCACCATCGGGTGATTGACCGGATCGATCTCATCCAGGTGCTCGCCCGCCACACGCACGCGACCGGCCCAGAACTCGCAGTGGGCACGCGCATAGTCGGCCAGACGACGATAGCGATCATCGGAAAGCTCTTCCGCCAGCTCGCTGAGGCCCGAGGCCAGCGCGAAGGCATCGGCATGGGCATGACGCTCGCTGCAGCCGACCCACAGGCCCCATTTGACGATGAAGGCCTGCTCGAGGTCCGGCTCGTCGTCCTCGACCAGCGCAGGGCTGCTGAGCAGGTTGCGTGCCTGCACGAAGCTCTCGTGGGCAATGCGTGAGCCATGGCCTTCCAGCGCGAAACCGGACTGGCCACGTACCGTCAGCAGGCTGACCTCGCGCTCTTCCTGGCCCTCGACATGCTTGAGGCAGGCCAGACCGTTGTCCGCCATCTTGAGCGCGGTGCGGTTAGCGCTGATCTTGAGCGCCTCACGCGCCGAGAGCTCGAAGTAACGCGCGGCACGGCTGAAGTTCTGCGACTTGCGCAGATGAACAGCGAAGTAGCCGGGGTGACGACTGATCCAGGCGGGATACTTGTCCTCGATCAGCGCGACCACCTGATGGTGAATCCGGCGTCGCACATCCCGCGGACACGACAGATAGGCCGCTTCCTGGATCAGCTGATGGGTAAACTGGTAGTCGAATTCACTGTCGCTGCTGCAGGCCTCGATGATCTCCAGGCGCTGCATGTTCTCGATGGCGCGCTTGAGCCGCCCCTCCTCGAACTCACAGCTCTGGCGCACGAAGCTCAGCTTGAAGACACGCCCCAAGACCGCGGCGGCGTGGGCGACATCGCGCCCTTCTTCCAGCTGGTCGATGCGACTGGAGAGCAGACCGATCAGGCCCTTGGGCAACTCGTCGAGCTGCACCGGACGCCCTTCGCGGCGGTCCATGTCGAGACGACGGCAGATTTCCTGCAGGTAGAGCGGCACGCCATCGCAGCGCTCGATGAGCTGGCTGCGCATGCGCGGACTCAAGTGCAGGCGATAGCGACGTGACAGGTGCGACAGCAGGCGCGAGACCTGCATCGGATCGAGGCGACCCAGCGCGATGTGCTGGTCCCAGTTGAGCTTGACCGCCAGACTGTCGCGGCCGTTGTGGCTCGCGGCCAGCATGAAGCCGATGTTGATCGGCAGACGCGCCTGCAGGCCAGCCAGCACCTTGAGCGACGGCTCATCGAGCCACTGCAGGTCATCGATCATCATCACCAGCGGACGCAGGCTGGCTGACTTCTCGATCACCAG
It includes:
- a CDS encoding UDP-2,3-diacylglucosamine diphosphatase, producing the protein MNTTATTLFISDLHLQPDTPEIAQGFLDYLTRLATCQPAVERLFLLGDIFEVWVGDDYRNDFTDSMSAALKRIAERGTAIFFMHGNRDFLVGETFAAEAGVTLLPDPSVIELDGERVLLMHGDSMCTRDEAYMKFRAMTRDPQWQAQILAMPLEQRLALAQSLRMQSGETNSEKDEAIMDVTPEEVVREMREHDVRTLIHGHTHRPAVHELEIDGEPARRIVLGDWRPTQAFDIIARGQGPELREFALPLVDAITHG
- a CDS encoding AAA family ATPase, with the protein product MTQETSGQAQLALLGHFQLTLGDDTLTQFSYDKVKALLLHLLLHDQAVSRAGLAELLWPDQGLSSGRTNLRHALHCLRQSLGEEADNLLTVSRQTIALSVPEHWELDLDELNGLLLAPPSVATLGEILTLYRGDLVEELSLTQCPDFQRWMIKVRGEWRQRVIQFAERVLATDEPLPDDVLRTLVSRFSGYGPFHERLVRQLAEGGQSAAAHEQFNAFLQQLALSGQQPDPGFLQLARYWSDGKSETMSAMTPQGAISRTLSLDSAPLREEEIDHRQLSVMAIRLSVKDSHRDRVWARACLTLQIELLRWLEQQCHHLGGFWLPGATGGVGLACFGTHGPAHQLAELVALYEHCSKAIPDEIAKLWDGEGKPPAFSLSAGLHSGQVIYLPERQLADPLGQVTQYSLELMTAAEGSELVISQEASQHMPPALDLQPRLTSRLLAADGRVRLRALVLGSSVGTRESSLPTLIGREGELRRLRDALARASIGLRQSVLVSGNSGMGKSALMVNFRQLEQSQDVGLCWMPTTRLSQLEPYSVVTALIRWRLDGNIDRESVEQLFESSEALQGISEEVRRSFHAVLGTAEDTAEDEVLIQSSETVERVVRVLHLVIEKSASLRPLVMMIDDLQWLDEPSLKVLAGLQARLPINIGFMLAASHNGRDSLAVKLNWDQHIALGRLDPMQVSRLLSHLSRRYRLHLSPRMRSQLIERCDGVPLYLQEICRRLDMDRREGRPVQLDELPKGLIGLLSSRIDQLEEGRDVAHAAAVLGRVFKLSFVRQSCEFEEGRLKRAIENMQRLEIIEACSSDSEFDYQFTHQLIQEAAYLSCPRDVRRRIHHQVVALIEDKYPAWISRHPGYFAVHLRKSQNFSRAARYFELSAREALKISANRTALKMADNGLACLKHVEGQEEREVSLLTVRGQSGFALEGHGSRIAHESFVQARNLLSSPALVEDDEPDLEQAFIVKWGLWVGCSERHAHADAFALASGLSELAEELSDDRYRRLADYARAHCEFWAGRVRVAGEHLDEIDPVNHPMVLEWLPFSDHPQVAASCLQSWTSCLRCDYVKAEQQAEAAIRMAEQIGQPGSLAMALMFSTSLYRQLGHTHLATQRAERALEVTRSADLHLWHMAAHGVLGWARAMNGDRDGLSMLQSSMNEFAELTGRERHQRPNLWYMDAVMALDEHAAAEEYMEKVLLVAQERNSFYLSEVSYLVASLRSAQGLPLEKVRSLIEQGLSYSIEQENTHHEAMGLATWLRLVDAHDAERCQRLKVLLEELPSADAPAVLGWHQLVEIAEGRARRKASSPA
- a CDS encoding peptidylprolyl isomerase, with translation MIVLHTNYGDITLELNHEKAPKTAANFEQYVREGHYSNVLFHRVIPGFMVQGGGFDTDFNQKPTNGVIENEADNGLKNDRGTVAMARTMDPHSASAQFFINVNDNDFLNFTSKTSQGWGYCVFGKVVEGMDVVEKIEAVKTTRRDGHADVPAEDVIITSAEITE
- a CDS encoding glutamine--tRNA ligase/YqeY domain fusion protein, with product MSTETQSAPNFVLNQIREELEAGRADKVVTRFPPEPNGFLHIGHAKSICLNFGLAQQLGGDCHLRFDDTNPAKEEQAYIDAIKEDVEWLGFEWAGKVRFASDYFDQLYAWAQHLVREGKAYVDDLSPDEIREYRGTLKEPGRPSPYRERSPEENLDLLERMKKGEFGESEKVLRARIDMAAPNINLRDPILYRIRHASHHQTGDKWKIYPSYDFTHGQSDALEGVTHSICTLEFEDHRPLYEWFLANLPVPVTPRQIEFARLNLDYTVTSKRKLKLLVDEGVVDGWDDPRMPTISGMRRRGYTAASIRKFCDMIGVSRADGGMVEIGMLHHAIRSDLEDNALRAMCVLNPLKVVLTNLPEGHEEVFEVPGHPARDDMGMRQIPLTRELWIDADDFMEDAPKKFFRLAPEKEVRLRNGYVIRCDEVIKDEAGEIVELRCSVDLDTLGKNPEGRKVKGVIHWVSAEHAVPVEVRQYENLFLEAEPDRDKDVDFLEHLNPNSLSIVKGFGEPSLRNAAPETRYQFERIGYFVADRHDCVDGALVFNRTVSLKDGWAKAQKKG